The following DNA comes from Nicotiana sylvestris chromosome 10, ASM39365v2, whole genome shotgun sequence.
ATTCTGGTTTAGTACTCTCCCTTTCTTATTGATTTTTCTTTCGCAGGCCTTTGATAGGGTTAAGTCTGAGCTGCTTTGCTATGAGGCTAGGTTGTGGAAAGCTTCGAATAGAGAGAAATCCCTTAGGTTTCTTTGTACGAGAAAGGAAAGCGAGCTGGTGTCCCTGCGGTGTGAGGTGGATTTAAGCCGGAGCTGCAAGAATTTCCTCAAGAGACAGGTACTTATTTCATGTTGATGTATGCTCCTCCTTTCATTTTTGAAGATTAATGTTTCAATATTTTAGTTGGAGAGCAAAATGGAGGAGCTGGAACGACTATGGGGCGAAGTTGGTCGGGCTAAATGTAAGTTTAATGAGCTGCATGCCCATGTAGATGCCCAAGTTCCGGCCAAGGAGAGTGTTTTGGCTAAAGCTTCCATCCTTGAAATGCAAATCTGGACCGCTCGTGCGAGCGAAGATGATCTCAAGGCGAAGGCCGAGGTGGTAAATGCCCGGGCCGAGGCTGTGATGAGAAGCACTAGGGCGAACCAGAAGGCAGCGGCTTATCTGAAAAGTGCTGCCACTGCTAAAGCTGAGCTGAGGAGAACTCTTGGTCGTGCGAGCAACAATAAAGAGTACGCAAAGTGCAAATCTCTGAGGAAAACTCTTGAGGAAATTCATGCCAAGGGTTTCGATCTTTTGGAGGAGATCGAGCAAGCTAAGGTGGAGGagtacgatgccaagttccttctgtccgatgTCGAAGATGGTGAAGATGGGGCCATTGggccatagtccccaagggggacatttgttttctttctttgtctTTATATATAGTGCTTTCATAGTATgctgtaaatggagcttgtattttattACATGTATGTATAAGGGGGAAACCTTGCAATTTTTGTATCTTCCGGGTTTCTTTTTGCCAAGATTTTGGCCAGATCAATTGACctttgagttggtaggaatccttagatttgtGATATGGCCCTGGGGATCATTAGGCTGGCccataggctcttacgcgcttggtcgatgtgaccttttatgtgggctggcgataatggctcttactctttgctcttaggcatatttagttaactattttaggTTCAGTCTTCAAAttaggttacgactcgagctcattcgacccttaaGTTTTCTATTTGTatgggctggtgacaatggctcttatgccttaggtcaaagtgaccttttatgtgggttggcgacaatggctcttataccttgggtcgaagtgaccttttatgtgggctgacaacaatggctcttataccttgggtcgaagcgaccttttatgtgggcttgCGATAATggatcttacgccttgggtcaaagcgaccttttatgtgggctttatttttccctcgataaggatttaGAAATAGTGTTTGTCTGACTATTCGATGGCTTAATAAAAGACTCGATTGCGAGTCGTTATATGGTGATGATCGAGCACTCAgaaggtttggctcggaggctgagtatctcaaaaccgatgtttaggagctgacatggtcgaagctcttttgcctgtatttagggtagcctgtttaaccgtttcttttcgaagtagatttgaagtaattgaaggcctgtgattttgtagtgacggtcgggcatccccaagTCGCATTAGTTCGGCTGGTACAACCGTGTGAACGAAGTCATTTGTGTTCGACCGaagcctttaagtcccgagtaAAGTattttcggcatctatatcgagggtatgccttttcaggggtcttacaagttcgatatatagccgaaactttgagattTGGTTTATGCCTTCattaaggtcttacaagttttacatgtttttgaggtcttacaaattgggatacttggtacaagtattgttcgtgccttgcttgaggtcttacagttttgttgctaccttatgtaggtcttacgagaccgagtctgctCGCTcgaggtcttatggcctcggttttttaatgaatggcgattgtcgatagtccccgagtcatcgagggtatCTTGGCTCAGAATCCATTACTTGTATACTTTTtattgccttattgagggcttacgattttggagatcccgaccctgaggtcatgcatttttttgagattttgacgccaGTCTCTGAGTATTCGGGGCACTTTCGGCCTTGGAGACATTTTGTGTCTTTCATGTTtcctcgttgagggcttatgagcttgcaGTCCTGACCTAGAGGTCAttcaggtgttgaattgttgacgctagtccccgagtgttcgggacattttcaGCAGAGAAGTCATTTTTGTGAAGGTGCCGATcttcttttggagtgtgagatgctttgataaaagatatcattcaattatttggtacaagtgtaTATGTTTTTGCCGTCAGGGGCCCAGCTATACGGacatggttcgttcgaccgtttggcctggtacatcattttcctattgtgATCCTATTTTGCATTTCTTGGCTTTTCCGAGCGGATGGCCTTCCGAGGGGATGCCCCCCAATGTTCGAGGTTTATTGCAAAATAAAACTTGAATACTTGTTGattcttccttaggtagcatgtggatgttgcctcattaaaaaccttgccggtaaaacccttttcgggataaaaactcggtcgaaggaaaagagtgcaacaaatgctttaaaaccttaaggtcttcgggtTTGGGTTAGTGCTTTGACTACTTCGGTCGGGCTCCTGCATAAGGGTTAGcgtgaaatataaaatgaaaagggagatggttaaaCCTTAGTGGTGATTGTGCTTTCGAACCTTGGCATTTGGTTGGAGGACGCGGTATGGTCTTTTATTCGTATATAGCCGAGGGCATGTCTCATGGTCGCTTTCTTATCGTTGGCTTATTATTTTAGTCCTTCTGCTGGTGGAGACTTTGGTGGAGCCTAGTGGAGGCTGCCTCAAAAGAtcgtgtggatgacatgttgcggctagtctgctttgttctttttggttgtttctctTTCTCGAAACTAATTTTTGGCttggtcgctgaggaattcccgaaTGTGAactttgttaagtagtcgggctacctcttctcagagttggtggcaatccttggtcctgtggccgtgtgtgtcgtgaaattcacacactaagttatgatttctttgcgagGGATCTGATTgcataggcctgggccacctggcgtctctgattttgctAATGGCGAACACAATGCGTGATACATctatgttgaagttgtactctgataagCGAGGTGCCTCCGTTGGCCCCACATTCCTATCGAATCCAGTTCTGttcatgagtccccgaggattctgtcctcgatctatccttcgatcattgcaAGGTGGGTTGTGCCTCAGGGCATTCATTCTGTCTTCAGTGTacggctgatatctttctttgtttggcttggCTCCTTTTCCAAaggcctgcttgggtatactaagCCTGATGGGGCTTGTAGTTGGTCGTTTTTGACCCTGACCTTCGAccggtatcggttgtggacatccgaccatGTCACGGCGGGATACTTGACCAAATTCTATTTCAATtgctttgaagccaccgagcttcgttcattcagaccttgagtgaaggcctacactgcccagtcattggagactggcggtagttccattcgttccgtttgaaatcgagatacgaactctcgcagcatttcACTCTCCCTCTACTTGATCTTGAACACatcagatttccttgttgctactttgatggcgccgacatgtgcctttatgaaagagtcTTTCCatcatggcaaatgagtctatagagttaggtgttaggttgtgataccacatcatggcccccttcgagagtgtttacCCAAACTTCTccagtaagacggactcgatctcatcgtcctttatgtcgttgcccttcactacacaagtgtaagcagtaacatgctcattggggtctaaggtcccattgtactttgggagttctggcattctaaacttctttggaatgggttccgaggccgcttcctctaggaacgGACTTTGTATGAACTTCATGAATCCACGCCTTTTAGGACTGGGGTGCGcctggaatttggtcgaccctagagttgtagaaCTCGAgctttttgtcattggcttctatcattttctcacccTATTCTATcattttggtgaggtcctcgagcatttttatgatgacGGGATCGGTCATCGACCCGTTATTGATCGATCTCTCTAGTACCTGTTCGATTGGGGGAGTTATCCCCGGTGCTACCGTACTAGGAGTTttttggtgactttgcagctgagcaatagcaaactgttgtgcctgcaacatttcaaatataacatgaaggctaacctcccattcctccctagttggggttttctgagcttcttgttgatccccttggtgcacgctcctgtcAGTGTGAGAGCTTATGTCAATGTGTTGGGTGTCTCATGAGACCGCATCAACGGGGACTGGCTCTAGtgcattcccagggttttatggtggcacaccaacacctggaacagccACATCGTTTTCCccgtggtcctcaagattgttgttttcacctccatttactgagttagacattttgacctgaaatcgaagatcttggacaagaaaaagcatgaaagataacttaCGTTGTGTAGCtacaccaacaagaaaataatcactattatttttagccccacggtgggcgccaaactctttaccgtgaaaatggtaataacaattaaatttgattatgggactctaaaaatacatgatctatttttatgctagttgttaagcagttgatgctatgtatgtgagacttagaaacgaagtGAGAGTTAAGATTAGGGTGATAATCAAACTGATAGActaacaatcggggcctcgagcttgtcgatttgggggcctcgaggtcgattccggagctcaactgggagctatcgaaggtaaTCGAAGTATGACCAACAGTTGGAGTAAAATTAATGagagctctttatggccaatgataagcaacaaatgatgaacaacaatgaagataataaatgaaagcaataatgtcaaaggaatatgttagagagcaaagagaatgttcttgtatatttcgtgtagagcaactgaagcaacagggGTTTACAAAATAACAAGGATCCCTTTTATTTAaaaggggaatcccaacatagtacaaaatacattaataacAAAGAAGTGGAGATGGGACATTTAGATGACACCCTTATTCAGGTTTAGAGTAGATGTCTAGACTCTGTCAGTCCTTGCCGTATACCTTGGGAactcccaatttctaccataaccGTAATCATCACTGCCCCAAGGCCGAGGGTCGAAGACCCTTGATGGAGGATACTCAGGTGTGGCCTCGAGCCTTCGAGCTGATCTTCCGAAGTGTCTTATTTGTGAGAAAttagaccctccgatttcaccgtatacaccCAGACTCTGCTACCTGCACTCTGCAGCAGATGGCTCCacagtttcagactccaacagctcagccagttggagcaattcagccgggtgtggtagctcagaccggtgatggagcagctatgtctgctgatgccttgtggagattggtcaggttcaccaagctcttcactaccactttcagcgtgcatcttctgaggatccccaggattatttagacagatgtcatgaggttctcaggaatatggggatagtggagaccaatggggtcgactttgctgcttttcgcttgtcaggatctgccaagacttggtggagagattattgtttggctagaccagctgggtcaccatcTTAGACTTGGGATCGGTTTtctcaactatttctggagaaattgcttcctatcacttagagggagaactatcggatgcagtttgagcatctccagcagggttttatgaccgttactcagtacgagaccagatttattgacttggcctgtaatgttcttcttatacttccctctgagatagagagagagagagaaagtgaGGAGTTTCATTTAGGGACTCGTACAGCCGATTCAATTGCATATGGATA
Coding sequences within:
- the LOC138879315 gene encoding uncharacterized protein, with product MTRFGAISAGGTIAADPEESGLGAFPGQELPIGEIDDIDGFSLGPQFSSGELRDSQDSNTAKAISLLKGEARLCKEMYDHALSRLNEELSFREKELERLTLGLQESEACSARKKKESGELRTILERALQEKVAFAEQIKHRDSLIGQKDAEILELREQNRMMASELASTHDLLQNAREEVAVLNSAKSEIEGKAFDRVKSELLCYEARLWKASNREKSLRFLCTRKESELVSLRCEVDLSRSCKNFLKRQLESKMEELERLWGEVGRAKCKFNELHAHVDAQVPAKESVLAKASILEMQIWTARASEDDLKAKAEVVNARAEAVMRSTRANQKAAAYLKSAATAKAELRRTLGRASNNKEYAKCKSLRKTLEEIHAKGFDLLEEIEQAKVEEYDAKFLLSDVEDGEDGAIGP